A window of Komagataella phaffii GS115 chromosome 1, complete sequence contains these coding sequences:
- a CDS encoding Phosphoglucomutase — protein sequence MSFSPRIVPTTAFSDQKPGTSGLRKKVTVFQQPNYTENFLQAIFDSIPEGAQDSVLVIGGDGRYYNDTVVQLIAKIGLANGVKRIIVGQNGILSTPATSHIIRTYKDVKPTGGIILTASHNPGGPTNDLGIKYNLSNGGPAPETVTDKMFAKSLALTEYKIIENLPTIDLSKLGLSKCGPLEVDIIHSTEAYVEMLKDIFDFPLIKSFIKRRSPEGFKVLFDALNGVTGPYGKSIFIDELGLPESSIQNCVPKADFGGLHPDPNLTYAKTLVDRVDKENIAFGAASDGDGDRNMIYGASTFVSPGDSVAIIAEHAESIPYFKKLGVHGLARSMPTSGALDLVAKAKGLNVYEVPTGWKFFCALFDAKKLSICGEESFGTGSDHIREKDGLWAIVAWLNVLAAFDAQHPEIEGGATIALVQKNFWETYGRTFFTRYDYEGCESIPANKLIEFLQEKVDDTSFVGSELAPGYTVKEAANFSYTDLDGSVSSKQGLFVKFTSGLRFIVRLSGTGSSGATIRLYLEKHTSDKSKNSLSASEFLADDVRFVLNFLQFQKFVGREEPDVRT from the coding sequence CCCGAGGGTGCGCAGGATTCGGTCCTTGTAATTGGTGGCGATGGAAGATATTACAACGATACAGTCGTTCAATTGATTGCCAAGATTGGCTTGGCCAACGGTGTCAAACGTATCATTGTAGGACAGAATGGTATTCTATCCACTCCGGCTACTTCCCATATTATCAGGACGTACAAGGATGTCAAACCTACAGGTGGAATCATCCTGACCGCTTCTCATAATCCTGGTGGACCAACTAATGATCTGGGAATCAAATACAATCTCAGTAATGGTGGTCCGGCACCAGAAACTGTTACTGACAAAATGTTTGCCAAATCATTAGCCTTGACGGAATACAAGATTATTGAGAATCTACCCACCATTGACCTTTCTAAACTGGGACTCAGCAAATGTGGACCATTGGAAGTTGATATTATTCATTCAACAGAGGCTTATGTTGAAATGCTAAAGgatatttttgatttcCCACTGATCAAGTCCTTCATCAAACGTAGATCCCCAGAGGGGTTTAAGGTTCTGTTTGATGCATTGAATGGTGTAACTGGTCCTTATGGAAAGTCGatcttcattgatgaatTAGGACTGCCGGAGTCTTCAATTCAAAATTGTGTTCCCAAGGCTGATTTTGGTGGGCTGCACCCGGATCCAAACCTTACCTATGCAAAGACCTTAGTTGACAGAGTAGACAAGGAAAACATCGCGTTTGGTGCTGCCTCTGATGGTGATGGTGACAGAAATATGATTTATGGTGCCTCTACTTTTGTATCTCCTGGTGATTCCGTCGCAATCATTGCGGAGCACGCTGAATCTATTCcatatttcaagaaacttggaGTTCACGGCTTAGCAAGATCTATGCCAACAAGTGGAGCTTTGGATTTGGTTGCCAAAGCAAAGGGCCTCAATGTCTATGAAGTCCCTACAGGATGGAAGTTTTTCTGTGCTCTTTTTGATGCCAAAAAGCTGTCCATTTGTGGGGAAGAGAGTTTCGGAACTGGTTCTGACCATATCAGGGAAAAAGACGGTTTATGGGCCATTGTTGCATGGCTGAATGTCCTTGCTGCATTTGATGCTCAGCATccagaaattgaaggaggTGCCACTATTGCATTAGTCCAGAAAAACTTCTGGGAAACATATGGTAGAACTTTCTTTACCAGATACGATTATGAAGGATGCGAGTCGATCCCAGCCAACAAATTGATTGAATTCCTACAAGAGAAGGTTGATGATACCTCTTTTGTTGGTTCAGAGCTAGCTCCAGGCTACACAGTCAAGGAAGCTGCTAACTTCTCATACACCGACTTGGATGGTTCTGTCTCATCAAAGCAAGGTTTGTTTGTTAAGTTTACTTCCGGCTTGAGATTTATTGTCAGACTGTCTGGTACCGGATCTTCTGGTGCCACAATTCGTTTGTACTTGGAGAAACATACATCTGACAAATCTAAGAACTCTTTATCTGCATCAGAGTTTTTAGCCGATGATGTCCGTTTTgtgttgaactttttgcAATTCCAGAAGTTTGTAGGTAGAGAGGAGCCTGATGTTCGTACATGA